From the genome of Glycine soja cultivar W05 chromosome 14, ASM419377v2, whole genome shotgun sequence:
ttgtttttttaagaatttctttgagaaaattaaaaaatgattatttattcaaaataaagtaAACTAAGCACatacttaaaatataaattcatatatttagCAATGATATTTCAACACTTTCCTTCTTTAACATTACTCCTACACACACTGTATATATCATTTTATCTTGtagaagagataaaaaaaaaaaatcaattaagttTTTGTCTTTCACTTTTacctttgaaaaataaagagtaAGAACTaaagtagtattaaaataaatgaacgtGAGAGAAATATTATTCAGAATATTTACCTTGATTATTATAATTGGCAAATGTtaacaaaatttgttaaaatgtaaaaatttaaaataataaatttagcaataattttaaaattacttatacaTTAGAtattaggcttaaatatgttaagtttttataaaattagagaGCTTTGATTttgtttccttaaaaaaaattctatttttcatCCCTCTAAATTTTAgtatcatgattttttattatctgtaaaataagtgaattttaattttggtctcctttaaagaaacaattttcatccctttaaaatctaaaatcattattttcggTACCCTAGCATTCATTTTAGACAAATAGCTTTTCTTTTCAGggatttgaatattttattttagaaatattacATGCTGACATGATACTACAAATAATAATGGATGGTCACTCAAGATGGTCACTAGaccttttattaaattaaatacataattcaTTAATGAAAGACATAGGACAATATGAgccaaaaaataatgtttttcttttttcgggagatgaaaatataaaaagttataatgaCCAAAATCAAAATGTGTTCacttataggaattaaaaaatatatatttaaaccaaaatattataataatcattaaaaaattatactttgttCCTTAAGACACTCTTTAATCCTTATTGtttgattataataataaattaaaagtaatgcTTCAATTAGGTTATTATTTTGTGTTTCTAAttatctaaatattttattattattatcattatttgcAGGAAAGTTAGGCCCAAGATGACAGTTCGGATATTTTCAGAGATTATGGCCGTGGCTTTTGTCGAGTAACGTCAATTCCTCCACTTACATGTTTGACaattaataaatgtttattttctcattttaaagATATACATTTGTATTGCTATTTATAAatgcattaaattaattatctataaatatatatatatatatacatattaaattaattattaaacattatttttatcaaattaatcactaaaataacattttgttgttttttttaaataaaaatgattaaatggattagaaataaatataggactaatttaaaattgttattaatgaaaaaagatcAAAGCGAGTAATATCACaagaattttaaagaaaaattatttctgaAATTTTTATGACTTCGATATTGATGTGAATTCGGtccctaatttaattttagtggtGATAAAAGTTAAcgtgttaattaatttatgctGTTATATGCAGGATAATACTTGATCAATGCTTCACGTTCCTTGGTATGAAGTACACATCAGCATCATTTGCGTCTGCCGTGATGAATTCCGTACCCTCCATTACCTTTGTACTAGCAATCATTTTTCGGTACGTAAGATATCATAATCAAGtcacatatattaattaattaattaatgactaGTTTGATGCATATAACAGAAAACAAGCTAGCATGTACCCAGTGAATATCCTTCATAGATTCCACTATGTCATTAGCTTAAGACTACCGAGAAAACGGGGCAGTGTCGTAGTGGCTcttaagatatttaattttacccATTTATTTGTAGTGATAGGTCTATGTCATCGCATTCACGAATGTCATGAATTAATGCGtgtcattttctttcttcacccaactaattaattaattaatctattattttgtttttgcaacaagaaaaaagtaatctgtatttttttcttagttaaaaTTGCAAGATAAGCATGTTTGCTgtatatattttcttgtttttatcataacatatttataattatgtgataagaaaacattattttcCTTAGAAAGTGCATAAATAACTTATCACAAAAAACTGCTCTACCTTTTCAACATATTTGATGATTAAAACATACAattttcattatctttttttcattctaaaataTGATAGTGTaggaacatttaaaaaaataagtaaagataaatacataattataaatgtataataattaatattatattaaacttgtttattaaaaaaataaataatcagataagattaattaaagaaataattaattgtagTTAATTACAGGAATTATTAAGAGTCAATTCCttatttcttctcattcttaGAAGCCTTTATAAGTTATGTCTAAATATAGATAAATTATATCCGTGTTGTTAGGCCTTTTATGTCGAATTTTAGGTATCAATGTCTTAATCAATATTTTCCTTGTCTCCATACAACACAATACTCATATGGAGTTTTGTAGCATGGATAATTTACAACTTATACTAATCAATGGTgtccatgaataaaaaatcactgtataataaattattaactttttataataattatattaaaagtcaAATCAATGataatatatgattaaataacaattttatatagAATTTTACACTTTGGGGCGCAGTATCATTAAACtctaattgaaattttaataatcAAACGGTAATATTCTAATACTatgtcatttattatatttgagcAGATTGGAGCGCATGAACTTTAAGGAGCTAGGATGTATAGCCAAAGTGATTGGCACTGCAGTTAGTCTTGGAGGTGCTTTTCTAATGGCACTGTACAAAGGTCCTGTTGTTAACATTGCAGGCTCATCGGCTAGCCACGTGGGACAGCCTGAGAATGTGAACGACCCTTCTGGCAGTCACTGGCTCATTGGTGCATGTTTTCTCCTCATAGGTTGTGCTGGCTTCTCGGCTTTCTACATATTGCAAGTAAGTTTATCCACACACAGGGAATTAGTTGAATACCAGATAATCAAACAAAGTCCTATATACATACATGTtacagacaaaaaaaataattattgtctaAAATGAGTGGTtggaaccaaaaaaaaatgttcaattatGTGTgtctgtaattatttttaaatatacaattgTTATTCACTATAATTTTACATAACTTGAGTAAGATTAAGCCAGAGGCGGAACCACGTTCAAGTTCATATGGACTAACTACCCCCTCGATTCACAAAATTTTCTTTACAATATTATATTACTATATTAGCACCTGATTTCAAACTTTAAAGAACTCGAGGCACATaatacattttataataataattcaagatttagataataaattctattcggataaaaaaaattaaattctattattttcagagtaaatatatatttataatttattaaatatgttcattaGTACTAACCCCTTATGAcacttaactttttttaaaatattttatattctttaatcAACACAATATAAAACATCAAGTGATTGATTTGTCTAAAAAGAAACTCTGTTCCGATAAGTTAGTTTGagtgaaattgaatttgattttcttaattaatattttaggttttaattttgtgggtaaaaaaatattttttttttccttaatttacttttattttattctataaaatgtatttaaagcaataattttaaacattagGTGGGAAAAGTAAGTTATTAATTGctataattacttttaattgttcatattaattttagctataattattttattttatgttaatttctttcttgataTTATATCTTAGAGAAGTTTATTCATGTGTTAAATTTTTGCCCCCTAACAAAATTTCCTGATTCCGTCCCTGATTATCCCGTACATGTggtttcagaaaataaaattatatagcattcattaaaaaattcacaattaaatttacatgcatgataaattatgttaataaaagattatattattataacctTTGTTATTGTATATATTGCAAGGGAAGCTTATGCATGATTTGATTATTTTGCAGGCCATAACATTGAGAAAGTACCCAGCAGAGATGTCCCTAGCCACCTGGGTTTGCTTTGTAGGTGCACTTCAAAGCAGTGCAGTTAGTTTTTTCATGGAGCGTAACAGCCCTGATGTCTGGTCTCTAGCATGGGATTCTAGGCTTGTTGCTTATGCATACTCGGTTAGTACCCATTGTTTGGGCTTAATGGCCCGACCCAAGTTACATTTTTAGCCCTTAGTCCTTCATTTTGACATGTTTTGATAATTTGTGATGATGCAGGGAATAGTAACATCAGCAATCCAATTTTACGTGCAAGGCATGGTTATTAAAACGACGGGGCCAGTGTTTGTGACAGCATTTAATCCCCTGCGTATGATCATAGTCACGGCCTTGGCCTGCATAGTCCTCTCAGAGAAACTTCACCTTGGAAGGTACTACCAAGTGAAGTGCTACATAattgtttctcttttttacAAGTATAaactatcaaattaaatttatttatgattaatctttattataaaaaaatatattaactatcTTTAACAAGACATCACTTCCTGTTATATCCACAAAATCTTGAGTCTAGTTATTGACACATTTCAATTGTTTTCTGGTATTTCTATTCAATAAaagatgtttttaatatttataaattttaatatcttcaaaaaatttgttgattttaatcttcatgatttgtaaaattttaaaacataatctaTATCATCATTACATCAACAACCATTATTAAGTCCCATCATTATTTATATTCCAAaccataattttaaaagttattataaagattaaaactagaaaatatatataaaagactaaaacTAAATAGAATCATATTTATAGAGAGTAAACATATATTTcagtctttcttttttttcctagttTCTCTTCCTGAATTCCAATTTTCTTATGAATATTATTTTCCAACTATCCGATGAATTGTATTATACCAGTATTATTGGAGGAGTGGTGGTGGTAATTGGGCTCTATCTAGTAGTGTGGGGCAAAGCTAAGGAACAGAAACATCTCATGCCACCATCCCCTGAAAAGGTTACCCTGCAACGCCAACAACAGCTACCAGTTACTGTACCCATAAGTGATGATgccaatgataataataaagctCAATTGGTCATAATTGGGGATAGAAAAGACGACGTGGAAGCCAGAACCACCACGGTCAATTTATGTGGGCCTTAATCGGATCACAAAGTAATAGTAGTAGTAAAGATAGTGTGACACTAGTCCATGATCAATGTACTGTGATCTTAACTGTACTTGTTTATTAAATGTTTCCAGAGTTGGGTAGTTTTATGCGAATTCTGAGCTTCACCTCCGCATTTTACGAGACATGAATTATGtacttttcaatttaatttatagtGCATTTCGGTAGGATTTATCATCTTGCAAGTTTTAGCAGCTCGCGTTTTGAGTCTTACACTGTCCAAAACAGGTTTTTTTGAGATGtatgctatattttttttttcaccttaTGGTATCTTTAGAGAATTAGAGATTAATCTATGCGATAAAGAGATATATTTAAGAGATTAATACTTTTCAACAATTATTTCTcaatacatatatttaaaaatcaatttattttagagTGACTACATAAAAGATATAGTTATTTGTGGattatatcatatcatattgATTCTAATATTACACATTAAGAACATGGTTATAGTTACATCCAACTCACTTTGATCACCTTATATGAAGAGAAAGAATAATAGTATTGAATATGAGATAAGGATAAAACTTGAGAGAATGATACAGCCAGGTGCTAAGTTTCTTGAACACCTACTCCGGATACAACTAGATCAGAATGCATCCTCCAGACGAGGAGAAAACGTCATTCATCACTGAAGATGTCAACttttgctacaaggtcatgccatttggCCTAAAAAATGCAAGCGCGACATACCAACGACTAATGGATCGAGTCTTCAAACAA
Proteins encoded in this window:
- the LOC114384257 gene encoding WAT1-related protein At4g08290-like, which codes for MECCKRVYEWLCNSKSYLIILSLQFGSAGMYLITMDALNKGMSHYVFVVYRNVIATIALGPFAFFLERKVRPKMTVRIFSEIMAVAFVEIILDQCFTFLGMKYTSASFASAVMNSVPSITFVLAIIFRLERMNFKELGCIAKVIGTAVSLGGAFLMALYKGPVVNIAGSSASHVGQPENVNDPSGSHWLIGACFLLIGCAGFSAFYILQAITLRKYPAEMSLATWVCFVGALQSSAVSFFMERNSPDVWSLAWDSRLVAYAYSGIVTSAIQFYVQGMVIKTTGPVFVTAFNPLRMIIVTALACIVLSEKLHLGSIIGGVVVVIGLYLVVWGKAKEQKHLMPPSPEKVTLQRQQQLPVTVPISDDANDNNKAQLVIIGDRKDDVEARTTTVNLCGP